Proteins co-encoded in one Candidatus Thermoplasmatota archaeon genomic window:
- the mnhG gene encoding monovalent cation/H(+) antiporter subunit G: MNDLVVAALLATGAAWMLIASIGILRMPDVYMRMQASTKASSLAAGLMLGAVALHFGQAGVTARALAAIGFLYLTVPVAAHLIARAAYHAGVPLWEGTHVDELANAADPGPHGPRDPDPADGLAAAPKD, from the coding sequence GTGAACGATCTTGTCGTCGCCGCGCTTCTGGCCACCGGCGCGGCGTGGATGCTCATCGCCTCGATCGGAATCCTCCGCATGCCCGACGTGTACATGCGCATGCAGGCCTCGACGAAGGCCTCGAGCCTCGCCGCCGGGCTCATGCTCGGCGCCGTCGCGCTCCACTTCGGGCAGGCGGGCGTCACGGCGCGCGCGCTTGCCGCGATCGGCTTTCTGTACCTCACGGTGCCCGTCGCCGCGCACCTCATCGCGCGCGCCGCCTACCACGCGGGCGTGCCGCTCTGGGAGGGCACCCACGTGGACGAGCTTGCAAACGCCGCCGACCCGGGTCCCCACGGGCCGCGCGACCCCGATCCCGCCGACGGGCTTGCGGCGGCGCCCAAGGATTGA
- a CDS encoding monovalent cation/H+ antiporter complex subunit F: protein MSHTLGEYAIVLDVTFAILGVALVLTFVRLLQGPSLPDRVVAFDLSTIIVLGILAVHSVASDTPVLLDVGIVLALITFLATIGFAQSLARRAGGKT, encoded by the coding sequence ATGAGCCACACCCTTGGCGAGTACGCGATCGTGCTCGACGTCACCTTCGCCATCCTCGGCGTCGCCCTCGTGCTCACGTTCGTCCGCCTGCTGCAGGGGCCGTCGCTGCCCGACCGCGTCGTCGCCTTCGACCTCTCCACGATCATCGTGCTTGGCATCCTCGCCGTCCACTCGGTCGCCTCCGACACGCCCGTCCTCCTCGACGTGGGCATCGTGCTTGCCCTCATCACCTTCCTCGCCACGATCGGCTTTGCGCAGTCGCTTGCGCGCCGCGCGGGAGGCAAGACGTGA
- the dcd gene encoding dCTP deaminase, producing the protein MILSDRDIKERLFKAKDLVVDPLDNPELQIQPASIDLRLGHDFLVFKNAHVPYIDPKNTSNLDQFTERLSVADGEKFIMHPGEFALGTTHEWLELPDDLVARVEGRSSLGRLALVVHATAGFIDPGFKGHITLELSNLGRVPVALTPGMRVSQIAIYKMSSPAERPYGEARGSKYQGQRGPTASRIGQDR; encoded by the coding sequence GTGATCCTGTCCGACCGGGACATCAAGGAGCGGCTCTTCAAGGCCAAGGACCTCGTGGTGGACCCGCTGGACAATCCCGAATTGCAGATCCAACCCGCCTCGATCGACCTTCGCTTGGGGCACGACTTTCTTGTCTTCAAGAACGCGCACGTTCCCTACATCGACCCCAAGAACACGTCGAACCTCGACCAGTTCACCGAGCGTCTCTCGGTCGCCGACGGGGAGAAGTTCATCATGCACCCGGGCGAGTTCGCCCTGGGGACGACGCACGAGTGGTTGGAGCTTCCCGACGACCTCGTCGCGCGCGTGGAGGGGCGCTCGAGCCTCGGGCGCCTGGCGCTTGTCGTGCACGCGACGGCGGGCTTCATCGATCCCGGGTTCAAGGGGCACATCACGCTCGAGCTTTCGAACCTGGGGCGAGTTCCCGTGGCGCTTACGCCGGGCATGCGCGTCTCGCAGATCGCCATCTACAAGATGTCGAGCCCGGCCGAGCGCCCGTACGGGGAGGCGCGCGGGAGCAAGTACCAGGGGCAGCGGGGCCCCACGGCCAGCCGGATCGGGCAAGACCGGTGA
- a CDS encoding cyclase family protein: MLVDITRPLSLRVAAWPGDPPLRLEPCRRVADGASTNLALLETGLHLGTHADTPLHLADGAPATEWLVLDAFVGPARVVDASAPIEAAVVEGLGLRGGERVLFRTGQWENSGAFPYGFAAFTREGAQALCDAGVRLVGIDVPSVDGWDAANAGNLAAHRAFFASGVRFLESLDLRRAPPGDAKLLALPLAVEGADAAPVRAALSR, from the coding sequence GTGCTCGTCGACATCACACGCCCGCTCTCTTTGCGCGTGGCCGCGTGGCCGGGCGATCCGCCGCTTCGGCTCGAACCCTGCCGCCGCGTGGCCGATGGCGCATCCACGAACCTCGCGCTTCTCGAAACGGGCCTTCACCTCGGCACGCACGCGGACACGCCCTTGCACCTTGCCGACGGCGCGCCGGCGACCGAGTGGCTCGTCCTCGACGCGTTCGTCGGTCCCGCGCGCGTGGTCGACGCTTCCGCACCCATCGAGGCCGCCGTCGTCGAAGGGCTTGGCCTGCGCGGCGGGGAGCGCGTGCTGTTCCGCACGGGCCAATGGGAGAATTCGGGGGCGTTTCCGTACGGCTTTGCAGCGTTCACCCGCGAAGGCGCGCAGGCGCTTTGCGACGCGGGCGTTCGCCTCGTTGGGATCGACGTGCCAAGCGTGGACGGATGGGACGCGGCCAACGCCGGGAACCTCGCCGCTCACCGCGCGTTCTTCGCGTCGGGCGTGCGGTTCCTGGAAAGCCTCGACCTTCGCCGCGCGCCACCGGGCGACGCGAAGCTGCTTGCGCTTCCCTTGGCCGTCGAGGGCGCCGACGCCGCGCCCGTTCGCGCGGCGCTGTCCCGCTAG
- the thsA gene encoding thermosome subunit alpha — protein sequence MATPTGQPQVLILKEGTERTRGRDAQSTNIDAAIAVSDAVRSCLGPRGMDKMLVDSLGDVTVTSDGATVLKEIDIKHPAAKMVAEVAKTLSDEVGDGTTTAVVLAGELLKQARALAPDVHPTIIAQGYAAARRRAAEVLSDMAAPITVRERKRLEAVASTAITGKADDALRVQLADIVASAVTAIADDTAAGLEVDPENVMILKKKGESAASTELLQGIALDKERVHEGMPVRVEDARIALLNVALEFRKTEIDAKIKITHTGDRQGFLEQEEAFVRDLVQKVLDAGANVVVCQKGVDDHAQNLLARAGAYAVRRVKKSDMEKLARATGGRLVQNLDDLSPNDLGKARLVDERRVGGDRVTFVTGCKNPRSVTILVRAATEQKIDEIERALDDALRATAAAAVDGKVLPGGAAPEAEVALALRKHATTLSGRDQLAVLAFAKAVEAVPRTLAENAGASAIDALVALRNAHERGEKTAGLSAADAKPIDMVREGVLEPLRVKRQAFHSATEAAILILRIDDVIAAKELKSEGKEGAGAH from the coding sequence ATGGCGACTCCGACCGGTCAGCCCCAGGTTCTCATCCTCAAGGAAGGCACGGAGCGGACCCGCGGCCGCGACGCACAGAGCACGAACATCGACGCCGCCATCGCGGTGAGCGACGCCGTCCGGTCGTGCCTTGGCCCCCGCGGCATGGACAAGATGCTCGTCGACAGCCTCGGCGACGTGACCGTCACAAGCGACGGCGCGACCGTGCTCAAGGAGATCGACATCAAGCACCCCGCCGCGAAGATGGTGGCCGAGGTCGCAAAGACGCTCTCCGACGAGGTGGGAGACGGCACGACGACTGCCGTCGTCCTGGCCGGGGAACTTCTCAAGCAGGCCCGCGCGCTTGCGCCCGATGTCCACCCCACGATCATCGCCCAGGGCTACGCCGCCGCCCGCCGGCGCGCCGCCGAGGTCCTCTCGGACATGGCCGCGCCCATCACGGTCCGCGAGCGCAAGCGCCTGGAGGCCGTGGCCTCCACGGCCATCACGGGCAAGGCCGACGACGCCCTGCGCGTCCAGCTTGCCGACATCGTCGCAAGCGCCGTCACGGCCATCGCCGACGACACGGCCGCGGGCCTTGAGGTCGACCCCGAGAACGTCATGATCCTGAAGAAGAAGGGCGAGAGCGCCGCCTCGACCGAGCTCCTGCAGGGCATCGCGCTGGACAAGGAGCGCGTGCACGAAGGCATGCCCGTTCGCGTCGAGGACGCCCGCATCGCGCTTCTCAACGTCGCGCTCGAGTTCCGCAAGACGGAGATCGACGCGAAGATCAAGATCACCCACACGGGCGACCGCCAGGGTTTCCTCGAGCAGGAGGAGGCCTTCGTGCGCGACCTCGTCCAAAAGGTGCTCGACGCGGGCGCAAACGTCGTCGTCTGCCAGAAGGGCGTCGACGACCACGCGCAGAACCTGCTCGCGCGGGCGGGCGCGTACGCCGTGCGGCGCGTGAAGAAGAGCGACATGGAGAAGCTCGCGCGCGCCACCGGAGGCCGGCTCGTCCAGAATCTCGACGACCTCTCGCCAAACGATCTCGGCAAGGCGCGCCTCGTGGACGAGCGCAGGGTGGGCGGCGACCGCGTGACCTTCGTCACCGGCTGCAAGAACCCGCGCTCGGTCACGATCCTCGTGCGCGCGGCCACCGAGCAGAAGATCGACGAGATCGAGCGCGCGCTCGACGACGCGCTGCGCGCCACGGCCGCCGCGGCCGTCGACGGCAAGGTCCTTCCCGGCGGCGCCGCGCCCGAGGCCGAGGTCGCGCTTGCGCTTCGCAAGCACGCGACGACGCTTTCCGGACGCGACCAGTTGGCCGTGCTCGCGTTTGCGAAGGCCGTCGAGGCGGTCCCGCGCACGCTTGCGGAGAACGCCGGCGCCTCGGCCATCGACGCCCTCGTCGCCCTGCGAAACGCGCACGAGCGCGGCGAGAAGACCGCCGGGCTCTCGGCCGCCGACGCCAAGCCCATCGACATGGTGCGCGAGGGCGTCCTCGAGCCCCTCCGCGTGAAGCGGCAGGCGTTCCACAGCGCCACCGAAGCGGCGATCCTCATCCTTCGCATCGACGACGTGATCGCGGCCAAGGAGCTCAAGAGCGAGGGCAAAGAAGGCGCCGGCGCCCACTAG
- a CDS encoding acyl-CoA dehydrogenase family protein gives MTHDASDAAELALLRQSVRELAERDLAASAHAVGRGAWPAHGLAACGGMGLLGLAAPTDEGGSGLGESGLAVGIEEIARACGSTGAVVLSHNLAVHALAVAAPGEPLEDLARGRVIATLAIGDAAPVRAEEGVRGVVAATRSDIVLAPAADGLRNYDAATLERVATPLHGLSGAAVGTVELAGAPGTSAGTFPARWAAIGWAALSLGIAQAAVDAAHAFAAERRQFGRSIATFEAVAFKLAEMRASVRAARLLLHDAAAEPDPARAHEARFVCAQTAVDVAATALKIHGGSGFLTDFPVERHLRDARTAAVLGGSVDHHKRMASAGALR, from the coding sequence ATGACGCACGACGCGTCCGACGCGGCGGAACTCGCGCTCCTTCGCCAGAGCGTCCGCGAGCTTGCCGAGCGCGACCTCGCCGCGAGCGCGCACGCCGTCGGGCGCGGCGCGTGGCCGGCGCACGGCCTTGCCGCGTGCGGGGGCATGGGCCTTCTGGGCTTGGCCGCGCCGACGGACGAAGGCGGCTCGGGCCTCGGCGAGTCGGGACTCGCGGTCGGCATCGAGGAAATCGCGCGCGCCTGCGGCTCGACGGGCGCCGTCGTCCTTTCGCACAACCTCGCCGTCCACGCGCTTGCCGTTGCCGCTCCGGGCGAGCCGCTTGAAGACCTCGCGCGCGGGCGCGTGATCGCCACCCTTGCGATCGGCGACGCCGCGCCGGTCCGCGCGGAGGAAGGCGTCCGAGGCGTCGTGGCCGCCACTCGGTCCGACATCGTGCTCGCGCCCGCCGCCGACGGGCTTCGCAACTACGACGCCGCCACGCTCGAACGCGTCGCGACGCCCCTGCACGGGCTTTCGGGCGCGGCCGTGGGGACCGTCGAGCTGGCGGGCGCCCCGGGCACGAGCGCAGGCACGTTCCCGGCACGATGGGCCGCGATCGGATGGGCCGCCCTCTCGCTTGGCATCGCGCAGGCGGCCGTCGACGCCGCGCACGCGTTTGCCGCCGAGCGGCGGCAGTTTGGCCGCTCCATCGCGACGTTCGAGGCGGTCGCCTTCAAGCTCGCCGAGATGCGCGCGTCCGTCCGCGCGGCAAGGCTGCTCCTGCACGACGCCGCGGCGGAGCCCGATCCCGCCCGCGCGCACGAGGCGCGCTTCGTGTGCGCGCAGACGGCCGTCGACGTGGCGGCCACGGCGCTCAAGATCCACGGAGGCTCCGGCTTCCTCACCGACTTCCCGGTCGAACGGCACCTTCGCGACGCGCGCACGGCGGCGGTCCTCGGAGGCTCCGTCGACCACCACAAGCGCATGGCAAGCGCCGGCGCGCTGCGCTAG